The Lycium ferocissimum isolate CSIRO_LF1 chromosome 10, AGI_CSIRO_Lferr_CH_V1, whole genome shotgun sequence genome window below encodes:
- the LOC132032611 gene encoding NAC domain-containing protein 83-like, whose protein sequence is MEKNNFVKNGVLRLPPGFRFRPTDEELVVQYLKRKVFSFPLPASIIPEVEVHKYDPWDLPGDLEQEKYFFSTREVKYPNGKRSNRATNSGYWKATGIDKQIVSCRGQQQQQLVGLKKTLVFYKGKSPNGCRTNWIMHEYRLANNLESSTLQTNNYPIQGNWVICRIFLKRRGNKNDQDENMTTHNEVFNSRNRGAITTITTSEKKKPVLFYDFMAREHLNGVAAVSSSNSGITELSTTNESDDHEESSTFNSLTTFRRKH, encoded by the exons ATGGAGAAGAATAATTTTGTGAAGAATGGTGTACTGAGATTGCCACCAGGATTTAGGTTTCGTCCAACTGATGAAGAGCTTGTGGTACAATATTTGAAGCGTAAGGTCTTTTCTTTCCCCTTGCCAGCATCAATCATCCCTGAGGTGGAAGTTCACAAGTATGATCCTTGGGATTTGCCAG GTGATTTAGAGCAAGAAAAATACTTCTTTAGCACTAGAGAGGTGAAATATCCAAATGGGAAGAGGTCCAATAGAGCAACAAACTCAGGATATTGGAAGGCAACTGGAATTGACAAGCAAATAGTGAGTTGTAGGGGtcaacaacagcaacaattGGTAGGATTGAAGAAAACTCTAGTCTTCTATAAAGGGAAATCTCCAAATGGTTGCAGGACAAATTGGATTATGCATGAGTATCGTCTTGCTAATAATCTTGAATCTAGTACCCTTCAAACCAACAACTACCCAATCCAG GGAAACTGGGTTATCTGTCGCATATTCTTGAAGAGAAGAGGCAATAAAAATGATCAGGACGAGAATATGACAACACATAATGAGGTCTTCAATAGCAGAAACAGAGGAGCTATTACAACAATAACCACTTCAGAAAAGAAGAAGCCAGTACTCTTTTACGATTTTATGGCCAGGGAACATTTGAATGGAGTTGCAGCAGTTTCATCATCAAATAGTGGGATCACTGAGTTGTCTACTACTAATGAATCTGATGATCATGAAGAAAGTAGCACCTTTAATAGTTTAACTACTTTTAGAAGGAAACATTAA